Proteins encoded by one window of Chondrinema litorale:
- the folE gene encoding GTP cyclohydrolase I FolE has translation MNDTNKKLTERQHFEFNGDNHLSTSIDTALRKDAFVKSDEEKINNIEVLFKGIMEELGLDLTDNSLKGTPYRVAKMYVSELFHGLNPVNKPSLSVFDNHYQYNKILLEKNITFSSACEHHFLPIVGKAHIAYISSGKVIGLSKLNRLVEYYSRRPQVQERLTLQIFNELKSTLNTEDIIVMIEAEHLCISARGVNDKSSSTTTLEYGGKFTEVNMRNEFFQLL, from the coding sequence ATGAACGACACCAATAAAAAATTAACCGAAAGACAGCATTTTGAATTTAACGGAGACAATCACTTATCAACCTCAATAGACACTGCACTTAGAAAAGATGCCTTTGTAAAATCTGATGAAGAAAAAATTAACAATATAGAAGTGCTCTTTAAAGGAATAATGGAAGAGCTTGGTCTCGATCTAACAGACAATAGCCTTAAAGGAACACCTTATCGCGTTGCCAAGATGTATGTAAGTGAGCTTTTTCATGGACTCAATCCCGTAAATAAACCTTCACTTTCAGTATTCGATAATCATTATCAGTACAATAAAATCTTGCTTGAAAAAAACATCACTTTCTCTTCGGCTTGTGAGCATCATTTTTTACCCATTGTCGGAAAAGCACATATAGCTTATATCTCGTCAGGCAAAGTAATTGGGCTTTCTAAACTGAATAGACTGGTAGAATATTACAGTCGCAGACCACAAGTACAAGAGCGCCTTACACTACAAATTTTTAATGAACTCAAAAGCACGCTGAATACAGAAGATATAATTGTGATGATTGAAGCTGAGCATTTGTGTATCTCTGCTCGCGGAGTAAATGATAAAAGTAGCAGCACTACAACGCTGGAATATGGCGGGAAATTTACGGAGGTGAATATGAGAAATGAATTCTTTCAACTACTATAA
- a CDS encoding MerC domain-containing protein codes for MKNSFIGLHLDFVGFSASVLCIVHCLALPFLVNLAPLIGLSFINNPWVEMAIILVSFCVASFALVQGYRKQHQKSLALIVVTIGFIFIAFGQFQDVEWNEILLTSCGSVLIATAHIINWRLSHQSSIKCAKFSQNNNS; via the coding sequence ATGAAGAACAGTTTTATAGGACTTCATCTAGATTTTGTTGGTTTTTCTGCTTCAGTATTGTGTATCGTACATTGCTTGGCTTTGCCTTTTTTAGTGAACTTGGCACCACTCATCGGGCTTTCATTTATTAATAATCCTTGGGTTGAGATGGCCATTATACTTGTGAGTTTTTGCGTTGCCTCATTTGCTCTGGTGCAAGGTTATAGAAAGCAACACCAAAAATCATTGGCATTAATCGTGGTAACCATTGGCTTTATTTTTATCGCATTCGGTCAGTTTCAAGATGTTGAATGGAACGAAATTCTACTCACTTCTTGCGGATCAGTTTTGATAGCCACAGCACACATCATTAACTGGAGATTAAGCCATCAATCGAGTATAAAGTGCGCTAAATTTTCTCAAAATAATAACTCATAA
- a CDS encoding GTP-binding protein — MLGTKKLPVTVLSGFLGAGKTTLLNHVLHNREGLKVAVIVNDMSEVNVDSQLVENEIELSRTDEKLVEMSNGCICCTLREDLMIEVEKLARMNKFDYLLIESTGISEPIPVAQTFSFATGNELYDLTKFCELDTMVTVVDAYNFFKDFGSADTLLNRNMTDDSQDGRTIVNLLTDQVEFANVILLNKTDMVSQEQLKLLEGMIMKLNPEAKIIKAVFGNVHPKEILNTKMFDYDKAEQAAGWIKELNNEHTPETEEYGISSFVFRDRRPFHPERFWHYVSSYWPASVIRSKGLFWIASRPDEALLWSQAGGSLKAQPYGKWWAAISDQDRFMNPMFIENEQVILKKWDNKWGDRMNEIVIIGQDLNIENIKTELQHCLINEIEEMSMDSEYYFEDNWPI, encoded by the coding sequence ATGTTAGGAACCAAAAAATTACCAGTAACTGTGCTAAGTGGCTTTCTTGGTGCGGGAAAAACTACCTTACTTAATCATGTGCTGCATAATCGCGAAGGCTTAAAAGTGGCCGTAATTGTAAATGATATGAGCGAGGTAAATGTAGATAGCCAGCTAGTAGAAAATGAAATAGAACTTTCTCGAACAGACGAAAAACTTGTTGAGATGAGTAATGGCTGTATCTGCTGTACCTTGCGCGAAGATTTAATGATAGAAGTAGAAAAACTGGCTAGAATGAATAAGTTTGATTATCTACTTATCGAAAGTACGGGCATTTCTGAGCCTATACCTGTGGCGCAAACTTTCTCATTTGCTACCGGAAACGAACTCTACGATTTAACCAAGTTTTGCGAATTAGATACCATGGTGACTGTGGTAGATGCCTACAATTTCTTTAAAGATTTTGGCAGTGCAGATACACTACTTAACCGCAACATGACCGACGATTCACAAGACGGAAGAACTATTGTGAATTTGCTAACAGACCAAGTGGAATTTGCCAATGTGATTTTGCTCAACAAAACGGACATGGTAAGCCAAGAGCAATTAAAACTTTTAGAAGGCATGATCATGAAGTTGAATCCGGAAGCAAAGATTATTAAAGCTGTTTTTGGAAATGTGCATCCCAAAGAAATACTCAACACTAAAATGTTCGACTACGACAAAGCCGAACAAGCTGCTGGCTGGATTAAAGAATTGAATAACGAACACACACCCGAAACCGAAGAATACGGTATTTCTTCATTTGTTTTTAGAGATAGAAGACCTTTTCATCCAGAAAGATTTTGGCATTATGTAAGTAGCTATTGGCCTGCTAGTGTGATCAGAAGCAAAGGTTTATTTTGGATTGCATCTCGCCCAGATGAAGCTTTATTGTGGAGCCAAGCAGGAGGTTCGCTCAAGGCACAACCTTATGGCAAATGGTGGGCAGCAATTAGCGATCAAGATCGCTTTATGAATCCTATGTTTATAGAAAACGAGCAAGTTATTTTAAAAAAATGGGATAACAAATGGGGAGATCGTATGAATGAGATTGTAATTATTGGGCAGGACCTGAATATAGAAAATATAAAAACAGAGCTCCAACACTGCTTAATTAATGAAATAGAAGAAATGTCAATGGATTCGGAATATTACTTCGAAGATAATTGGCCAATCTAA
- a CDS encoding Fur family transcriptional regulator, with protein sequence MSKQIAINILKQHSQRATIRRIAVLEFLMEQAKAYSLTEMERLLSINIDRATIYRILQIFETEGLVIKMIDLNGTCIYMFNNQNHNDSKKHPHLRCKKCDKIVCLPCLPNEYMDKLDDFEINQIYFLMEGTCKECLSN encoded by the coding sequence ATGAGCAAGCAGATTGCTATCAACATTCTTAAACAACATTCGCAGCGCGCTACAATTAGAAGAATTGCCGTATTGGAATTTCTAATGGAACAGGCCAAAGCCTACTCATTAACAGAGATGGAAAGACTATTATCCATCAATATAGATAGGGCGACCATCTATCGCATTTTACAAATTTTTGAGACAGAAGGATTGGTGATAAAAATGATCGACCTAAATGGCACATGCATTTATATGTTTAACAACCAGAACCACAACGACTCAAAAAAACATCCGCATTTGCGATGCAAAAAGTGCGATAAAATAGTTTGCTTGCCATGCCTACCGAATGAATACATGGATAAACTAGACGATTTTGAGATAAACCAAATCTATTTTCTGATGGAAGGGACTTGTAAAGAATGCCTAAGCAATTGA
- a CDS encoding ABC transporter ATP-binding protein produces MFRTRSLFFAYNKHTSFHFPDIDLEAGENILVLGESGIGKTTYLHLMAGILKPKSGSAELMGKTYHELKSSQLDRFRGQYIGLIFQKPHFIHALSLEENLTLVQSLAHKKTDKNRIHQVLDDLGIIRHKSKKTYLLSQGEQQRAAIAMAVVNQPKLLLADEPTSSLDDKNCLKVANLLKEQAASTGAHLIIITHDQRLKSQFQNTIELQQLQKPVLN; encoded by the coding sequence ATGTTCCGAACACGATCGTTATTTTTTGCTTATAACAAACACACCAGTTTTCACTTTCCTGATATTGATCTGGAAGCTGGTGAAAACATTCTAGTACTAGGTGAATCTGGTATTGGAAAAACTACTTATCTGCATTTAATGGCGGGTATTTTAAAGCCAAAATCTGGCTCAGCAGAGTTGATGGGAAAAACATATCACGAGTTAAAATCTAGCCAATTAGATCGATTTCGCGGGCAGTATATCGGGCTTATTTTTCAGAAACCTCATTTCATACATGCTTTAAGCTTAGAAGAAAACCTGACTTTAGTTCAATCATTAGCTCATAAAAAAACAGACAAAAATCGGATTCATCAGGTATTAGACGATTTAGGGATTATCCGTCATAAATCGAAAAAAACGTATTTGCTCAGTCAAGGAGAACAGCAAAGAGCAGCCATTGCTATGGCGGTGGTTAACCAACCCAAACTATTATTAGCAGATGAGCCAACCTCTAGCTTAGATGATAAAAACTGTTTAAAAGTTGCCAATTTATTGAAAGAACAAGCAGCCTCAACTGGCGCACATCTGATTATTATTACCCATGACCAACGATTGAAAAGTCAGTTTCAAAATACTATAGAATTACAACAATTACAGAAACCAGTTTTAAACTAA